In the genome of Corynebacterium glucuronolyticum DSM 44120, the window GGCCACCGAGACGTGAAATGTGGAAGTCGCATGTACGGATTCAAGAGCAGATTCTAAATTGCGCACGGCCAAGTCGTTAGCTAACCGCCAGCTATGGCAGCAGTGGCTTGATCTGGGGGAGTGCGACGATGACAACGCCCGCTACGGTGAGACCCATTTCGGCGTCGTTGAGCCCCTTCCCTAAAGGGATTATGCTTTTCCAGCGGCCTGGCTAAGCGGGTACGCGTATTGCTTGGATGTCAACCGGGCATACCCGTATACCGCCCGGGAGATTCTGCTTGGCCTTATAAATCGTCTTCTCGAAGTTGTCGAGGGCCGCAGGAATGTCCGTCAATATCCGCGCCGCCTGAGCCCTGGGCCGAGTATTGTGCCCTTTCACTCGTCATGATCGTACACATATCGCCGTTGATCTCGGCGGATGTGGCGTTGGCGACCGGCGTGACGAGATCGAGGGTGAGTGCTGCGGTTCATGGCGTGTGTCCTTTCTTCTAACCACGCGTGCCCGTTAAAATGCCGCTACACCGATCCCACCGCCCCCGTAGCCGCGCAAACAAAACTAGCAACTTCTCGCCCCCACAAAAGGTAACCAATCTTTCATCTGTAATTCACGTATCTGAAACGTTTAAGAAACTCTGGGAGCATAGCCTGCGCTAAGTAAGAGAAATCTGCTTAGTACTAAGGAGCAACCCATGAATCGCATGTTCAAGCTCGGTCTGGGCCTCGGCGCCGCTGCCGTCCTCGCCGTCGGCTGCACGAGCCCCGATAGCACCACGAACAGCACCAGCAGCAGCGATAACGCCACCTCGAGCGTGTCCGCTTCCAACACCGCCAAGTCCGTGGACCTCGACTCGGACATCGCGAACCGCGAAGCCAAGGGCGACCTCGCCACCTACGGTGGCGCTCGCCGCCTCACCGGCGACCAGACCGATTTCATGCGGGACGCGATTTCCCAGTCCGGCGCGAAGAACGTCATCCTCCTTATCGGCGACGGCATGGGTGATTCCGAGATCACCGTCGCCCGCAACTACGCCGAGGGCGCCGGCGGTTTCTTCAAGGGCATCGACGCCCTCCCCGTGACCGGCCAGTACACGCACTACTCCCTGGATAAGGACGGCAAGCCGAACTACGTCACCGACTCCGCCGCTTCCGGCACCGCCTGGGCGGCGGGCGTGAAATCCTACAACGGCGCAATCTCCGTGGACATCAAGGGCCAAGCCCACGAGACGCTCCTGGAAAAGGCGAAGAAGAAGGGCATGAAGACGGGCAACGTCTCTACCGCCGAGATCGAGGACGCGACCCCCGCCGTCCAGACCGCCCACGTCGCAGCCCGCAAGTGCTACGGCCCGGAGGATGCCGAGAAGTGCGGCGATGACCTGAAGGCCAAGGGCGGCAAGGGCTCCATCTCCGAGCAGATTGTCGATACCCGTGCTGATATCACCCTCGGCGGCGGCTCCAAGGCCTTCAATCAGAAGACCCCCGAGGGCAAGACGGTTCTCGACCTCGCCAAGGAGGGCGGGTACCAGCTTCCCACGACCGCCGCCGAGCTCGACAAGATCACCGAGGCTAACCAGGACAAGCCGGTTCTCGGCCTCTTCTCCGAGGGCAACATGCCGGTCCGTTGGGAGGGCCCGAAGGCCGAGAAGTACGGTTACCTTCAGGAGTCCGCTACCTGCACCGATAACCCGAAGCGCACCGCGGGCATCCCGACGCTCGCCGCTATGACGGAGAAGGCCATCGACGTTCTCAAGGGCGACGAGGACGGTTTCTTCCTCCAGGTCGAAGGCGCCTCGATTGATAAGCAGGACCACAACGCGAACCCCTGCGGTCAGATCGGCGAGACCGTCGATCTTGACGAGGCCGTCCAGAAGGCCCTCGACTTCGCCAAGGCCGACGGCAACACCCTCGTCATCGTCACCGCGGATCACTCCCACACCTCCCAGGTGATCGGCAATGTAAGCCAGGAGGATATCGACAAGCTCGCTAAGAAGAACGAGATTTCCGTCGAGGAGGCCCGCGACATCGTCTACCCGGGTCTGTCCCGCAACCTCACCACGAAGGACGGCGCGACCATGACGGTTGGTTACGCTACCAGCGAGAACGTCGATGTTGAGTCCCAGGGCCACACGGGCGCCCAGCTCCGCATCGCCGCCTTCGGTCCGGGTGCCGCCAACGTCGCCGGCCTCACCGACCAGACGGATCTCCACTTCACCATTGCTGAGGCTCTCGGTCTCGAGTAGTTAGGCAGCGCACGTATCTTCGCCCGCAGTAGGGATAAACTCCGCGGGCGTTTTTCCTTTCATGATCTCGCGAATTTCGTCCCGCAGTCTATCTTCCATCTGTTCTTGCATCTCAGGCAGTTTCCACGCGTCGTTTCGACGCGTAAACCGAGCTGCCCGGTCGGCTATCTCGTTGAGGACGTTGCCGTTGTGCCCGCGAACCCAGTGCAGGTGAACCTTTGCAGTGGTGGGAGGGCATTCAAACGTTGTGAACGCGTATCGCGAGTCGGTGAGGATGTGCAGGTTGACGGCGCGCTTTCCGTATTCTGCGACGGCGAGCTGTACGGCGTGGAGCTCTGCTTCGTTGATCCCCGCTACTCTCCGAATACGTGTCTGCACCTTCCCGTACGTCGAAATCATGGCGATTGCCGCCCGTGTGTCGCCTCGCGCCAGGGAGGCATCGGTTGCTACCACGATGTCTCTTCTCTGGCGAGGCCTCTCCTCGGTGGGTTGTAGCTTTTCGACGGTTTTTTTCCTGAGTGCCCGCGCCGCCTCGTAGTCGTTTTTTACCGCGGTCTGGACCACGCTATACATGTGTACGTTTGCAAACAACGAGGGGTTCCCGGCGATCAGCTGCTTGATTGCGGATGCGGACGTGTACAGCCCTAACGTATGCGCGGTGTGGTTGATGACGAACTGAATAAACATTTCAGCGGCCACGCGTTTTACCGAGTTAGCGGAGCAGACCTGAACGTTTGTTGCCCCACCTCCCGATAGTGTCACAACGCCCTTGTCCGCGCGGTGTGCCTTCTCGTAATCGATAGCGACAGGAATAAACATGATGAAATAGCCTTTCTAGCGTCAGGCGCAGAACGGGTTTTCTGCACCTGAAACTAACGCTAGAAAGTGGGTTCCCGAGGCTGCTCGATTTACAAAAGCCCTGTTTAGCAGGGGTCTGAGAAGTCTCCCGCGTTGTTCAGAGACCGCGCGTTGCCGCCGTACTTCGCCTTCAGCGCGCACACCTCGGACACACTGTGCCCCGCGTCGTAGTACACGGCGTACACATCTTTGCCGTCGTATGTTCCGCGTAGCGACGAGCACACGGCGTACGACACGTGCGCCCCCGGCCATTTTTTCAGCGCCTCCCACGTCGGGTCGTAGGGGTTGTCGCCTGGCGCGACGAGCACGGATTCCACGATGAGGATGTATCGCCCGTCGCACTGTAGTGGCGGTCCCGCCCACGCGAATTCGTCCTCCGCAGCCTTCGCCTGCGATGTCGCTGGCGCATCGCTGGTGCAGATGTTCAGCTTGCTCACCAGCGCCGTCGGCGCACCCGCAGCCTCAAGCCGATCCTCGTCGTAGCAGTCGTAGCCGGCGTAGTTGTCTGTTCCGTCGGGTTTGAAGTATTCCCATCGGTCGGTCCAGTGGTAGAGGTTGAGGTGGTCTGATTGTTCCTGCCCGGCCCACAGCCATTCGCCGTCGCAGTATTGTTGTTGCGGTTCTGTCATCCCGCTTACGGCATTCTGCGCGAGCACTCCGCACCTGTCTTCTGTCGGACTCGCGCTGGCACTCGTGCTTTCGCTTGTCCGCGTACTGGTAATTGCGGTCGTCTCATCCGGCGCCCGTAGCGAAAAGTACGCCAGTAACAAAACGACACCGACAAGCACCACGATAGCCCCGATGAGGGCGTAGATGACAGGTGATTGTTTGGAGGATGCCATGGTGGGCCTTTCTTTAGGCGGGAGAAGCAAGCAAGCGTCAAGCCCCATTTTAAGACGAAAAAAGGGGTCAAAATGGAGCAAGCAAATTACGCCGCGTACCCCGTTGCCGTCCACGCGTCCTCGCCGCGCGCTGCGGGGATGAAGTCGCTCAGCTTTCGGTCGACAAGCATGGCTTTCAGTTCCACCTTCGACCGCTCCAGCATCTCTTTTTGCGTGTCGACGAGCCCCCAGCAGGCGTTCCTGCGCGTGTACATCGCCACGTCGTTGGCCAGCTCGTTGAGCACGTTGCCTCGGTGGCCGCGCACCCAGTGCACGTACACCTCGGCGCGGTCCATCCGCTTGAAGCACTTCCGCAGGGAGGTTGCGCACCCGGTGGGCTTCTCCGCGCCGTTGAGCGCCTTGTACACGATCTGGGAGTCGGTGAGGATGTGCAGCACCGGGGTCTTTCCGGCCCAGGTGGTAAGCGCCATTTCCACGGCCCAGAACTCCGCGTCGGCCACGCTTTCCACCAGCAACGACCGCGCCCGCACCCGCCCGCGCGTGGCAACCGCGGCAATTCCTGCCCGGTGTCCGGTGCCGAGCGACGCGTCGGTCGCCACCACCATGCCCTCCTCGATGGGGAGGTTCACCAAGGAGCGGATGCGCTCTTCCACTATGGAGTTCTTCTTGTCACGCGCCAGTGCGAAATCCTCCGTTAAAACCGGCGCCACGGTGCTAAACCTGCGGACGTTTCTAAACAGCTCGGGGTGTTCACGAACGAGCGCCCCAATGCTTCTAACCGAGGTATATAACCCCACCGTGTGGTCCGTATTGCGAAGCGCCACGTCTAGGAACCAGGAGGTCGCTAGCTTTCCGACGTCGACAAGCCGACAAACCTCAGCCCGGCACTCACCGCGGGCCGACAGCGTAACCACCGCCTCGTTCGTCTTGGAGAGAATGGCATAGTCAAGAACTACGGGGATAAACATATTTAATTACCTTTCATCTATCGGCCCGGAATGGGCCTTCTAGAAACAAAGGTAAGTGGTGCTTTCCACGCCCAAAGTGACGTAGCGGAACACCCGTTCTAAGGCAAAAAAGGGCCCCGCAAAACAATGCGGAGCCCCGGCTAAAAAATAATCTAGAACAGCACGCGCAGGATCGAAACCGTCACCGCGCCGATAACCGCGGAGATCGGCAGCGTGATAACCCACGCCGTCGCGATCGGCTTCATCAGGTTCCAGTTGGCGGCCTTGTTCACCATGCCCACGCCCAGCACGGCGCCGATCAAAATATGCGTGGAGGACACGGGGAGGCCCAACAGAGAGGAGCCCATGACCACGCCGGCGGCGGAGAGCTCGGCGGCGAAGCCGGAGGACGGGTGCATCTTCGTCAGCCCGGAGCCGACGGTCTTGATCACGTAGCGGCCGATGAACCACAGGCCGGCGATAAGGCCCACGCCCATCGCCATCATGACGGCGATCGGCACCTCGGCCTCGTCGTTGATCTCGCCGGTCTTCAGCACGTCCAAAACCGCGACGAACGGCCCGATGGCGTTGGCGATGTCGTTGGAGCCGTGGGAGAAGGCGAACGCCGAAGCGGTGAACACCTGCATCCAGCTAAACAGCAGGAACGTGGCATTCGACAACGACTTCTTCTTCAACGACCGCGCGAAGATGTACACCGCCATCCACACGATGGCGCCGACCATGCCCATGATGAGGAATTTCTGCAGCGAGGAGAAGTCCAAAGGCGTGTTCTTCAGGCCCTTGAACAGCATCATCGCGGCGATAATGATGGCGCCGAACGCGGCCAGCAGCGGCACCCAGTTTTCCAGCGCTTTGTGCGCCTCAACGTTGTCGCGCTTTTCGTTGATTTTATACAGTTCGCGGTAGTAGTCGGATTCCAGCAGTTCGGGGTCGTAGTTTTCCTCGGCCACAAGCGCCGCGTCGCGCGCCATGGCGTTGGTGTAGTTGATCTGCTGGAGTTCGTCGAGCCGTTCGAAGCGCTGCTTGTGGTCGCGCCGCAGTTCGGCGCGCCGGGTTTTGATTTCGCGCAGCTGCTGGTCGGCGTGTTCGTTGTATACCAGGATGGATTCTTTGACCCATTTGAACAGGAAGTACGCGACCACGCCGCCCAGTACCGGCGACAGCACCCACGAAATCGCGATCTTGCCGATCTCCCCCCACTGCACCATCGACCAGCCGCCCTTGTGCGTGACGAACCCGACGGTGAGCGCCGCGCCGACGATGCCGCCGACGATGGAGTGGGTGGTGGACACCGGCCAGCCCATGCGCGTGGCAATCAACAGCCAGATCGCGGCGCCGAGAAGCGCGGACATCATGATGTACACGAATTCCATGGGGTCGAGGCCGTTGATGGCGGACAGGTCGACGATCCCGGATCGCACGGTGTCGGTGACCTCGCCGCCGGCGAGCAGCGCGCCGGACACTTCGAAGATCGCGGCGACCAACAGCGCCTGCTTGAGTGACAGCGTGCCGGCGCCGACGGAGGTGCCGAAGGAGTTGGCGACATCGTTGCCGCCGATGTTGAAAGCCATGAAGATGGCGAAGATAATGGCTGTGATGAGGAGGAGCTTGTTGGCGCCCGGGGCGACGTAGTCGAAGCCCCAGATGATCGTCCACACGAGGGCGACGGCGGTCAGCCCGCCGAAGCACAGGTGCCAGCGCCAGTCCTTCTTCGTGTCGCCGGTGGTGACGTCGACCTCCGGCAACGATTCAACTTTATTGGACATTGCTTTCCTTCCGCTGAATGCGTGAATACTCATTCAACATAGAAGACCAAGGTGTCCACCAGATGAACGTTAGCTATCACTGTGCTTAATTTTTTGCTTGTCGACGCTCGGTGGTTGCGGTCGCAGGGCTAAGGAAGTCGTTGTATCGTAAAAATGTCTTAACGGGGAAATTTCGGTCCAGACTTTTGTTTACCAAGTAGGTAAATGGTGCAGTATAGGTACAAGGACGAAAGAACTCGGAGGGTCTTCGAAGATGACAAAGCTTGTACAAGAAAATATGGGTATCAAGCTTTAAAGAACCGCGATCGTCGCCTGAACGAAATCACCGACTATTCCACTTTCGCAGAGCTTCTACGTTTGGCAAAGGCCGACCCCGGAAAGTGGCACGTCCTTGACGGTCGGAACGGCGGCGTTGACGGGAGACCTGACTGGCAATGCGGCTCGGAACGTCTACTAAGCACCTGAGGTACGCCCCGACCAGTCCGGAGATGGCCGTTAAACTTGCCCTCGTCACCGGGTCCAGGCTCGCTACGTTGCTCGCCGAACGTACTTGGGTCCGTGCTTCCTGGGCCTTGCGTCTCCCGGCTACAAAGGGCTGGGATCGTCACACATAACTGGAGGAATCCTCAGGAGCTGGTACGCGAGGTTTTTGCCCGCGGGCGAGTTGCTTGCGCCGATGCATTCCGTGATCTGTGTGCAGGTTCTGATTCGATTGCTTTTCTCTGTTCTGGCGGTGGTGCAGAATGGACCTGGTTAAGAAGCAGCTTGATGCGGACAGGGATGGTTTGGAAAGCTCACTTCTTCGTTGCGCTCAGCATCTGTCCAGGATCCTTCATCGTTTGTTCCAGCGGTCCGGCGCATGCTCCACAGCGTCGGCGGTTCCCGGTTCTCAGGTCTCCGGCGCTTCGTTTGAGTACGACGGCAACCCCGTTATAAGCGGGAGGACATCTTCTGGTTCACTCTGTTTCACGAGCTGGCTCATATCCTTACTGCGGACTATGAGACGAGGAGGGTTGACCGTGAAAAGGATTCGGCTGCTCGTCCGCAGTCTGAACGTAAGGCGGATAACTGGGTGGCGAACGCGCTTTTAGACGGTACCGCTGTAGACGCGATCCCTCAGCCCTATACCGCTGAGGGGATTGTAACCTGCGCGTCCGATCATTCCGTCAGTCCCGCAATTGTGGTTGGGAGCTTACGCCGCCAGGGCAAGGTCCCCCGTACCTGGGGAGCAGACCTGATCCGTCGTTTTGAAATCAGCTAATACCATTCTTACAGCGGCCGGTACTTCTCAATATTATCCCGCGTGACCACCATCACCGGCGTGTGCACGCTCTCCGCCGCCTCGCCGTCGAGGAGCTTCCCGGCCTGCTCAATGGCGGTGGCGCCGAGCTCGGAGGACTGTTGCGCAATCGTTGCTACGAGCTTCCGGTTCTTCACGGCGCGCACGCCCTCCTCGGTGCCGTCGAAGCCCACCACCTTCACGTCTTTTCCGGCGCGTTCCCCGAGCGCGTCCACGGCCCCGAGCGCCATCTCGTCGTTTTCGGCGAAGATCCCCGCCACGTCGGGGTGGTCGGCAAGGAGGTCCGTGACGAGGTCGCGGGCGGTGTCGCGGTCGAAGTCGGCGGCCTCGGCGGCGACGATGCGGACGCGTGGGTGCTCAGCCATGGCCTGGGTGAATCCCTCGTAGCGCTCGGCGCTGGAGGAGCTTCCCTCGATGCCGCGCAGCACGATGACCTCGCCCTGGGCGCGGATTGCCTTGGCCAAAACCGACGCTGCGGCCGCGCCGCCCTCGGTGTTGTTGGAGTCGATGAGCGCGGCGACGTCGGCGCCTGTGATGGTGCGGTCGACGGTGATGGCGGGGATGCCCTTCTCGTTCAGCTGGGACACGGCGGGGGCGAGCGCCTCGGAGTCTGCGGGGTTCACCACCGCGACGCCGGAAGAAACGTCGTCGAGTTGCGCGGCCTGCACCTCCGCATCATCCCCCGCATCCAGGACGGTGAGGTCGATTCCCAGCTCGTTGGCCTTCGCCTGCGCCCCGTAGCGCACCTGCAGGAAGAATGGGTTTTTCTCCGTGGACAGCGCGAGCGTGACCGCCCGGGATCCGGCGGCAGGGACATCGCGTGGAGTAGCAGAACACCCGCTGAGCGTGAGCATTCCTGCGGTGAGTAGCACGAGTGATTTCCGGAGCATTGGGGGGTGCCTTCCTAGTTCAAGTTACGTTCTATATTCAAAGGTAGGCAGGCGTTTCGGGAAAGGCAAGGAGGTGTGCGCTCACCCACAGCGCCGTGTGTGATCCGCCACCACTCCTCCGAAAGTTGCACACAAGAAGTAAAGTACCTCACCGAAAAAAACATTCCAATGAGGAGGAAGGACATGCCTACTATCACCCAAGAAGCTGCGGAGAAGGTCGTCGCGTGCGTCGATGCCTTCCAGGACCAGCTTGTTTCCTGGCGGCGGGATTTTCACCGTTACCCGGAGCTCGGTTTCTTGGAGTATCGCACGACGGCACGTATTGTCACCGAGCTACGGCACCTCGGCTACGAGGTTCTCACGGGCGCGGACGCCACGGACCCCAGCGCCCGCATGGGGCTCCCGTCGCCCGCCGAGGATGAGGCCGCCATCGCCCGCGCCATCGAGGAGGGCGCGGATCCGGCGTTCGTGCGCGCCATCGCCGGGGGGCTCACGGGCGCGGTCGCGGTCCTGCACAACGGTCCCGGCCCGGTCGTCGGCATGCGGTTCGATAT includes:
- the phoA gene encoding alkaline phosphatase, with product MNRMFKLGLGLGAAAVLAVGCTSPDSTTNSTSSSDNATSSVSASNTAKSVDLDSDIANREAKGDLATYGGARRLTGDQTDFMRDAISQSGAKNVILLIGDGMGDSEITVARNYAEGAGGFFKGIDALPVTGQYTHYSLDKDGKPNYVTDSAASGTAWAAGVKSYNGAISVDIKGQAHETLLEKAKKKGMKTGNVSTAEIEDATPAVQTAHVAARKCYGPEDAEKCGDDLKAKGGKGSISEQIVDTRADITLGGGSKAFNQKTPEGKTVLDLAKEGGYQLPTTAAELDKITEANQDKPVLGLFSEGNMPVRWEGPKAEKYGYLQESATCTDNPKRTAGIPTLAAMTEKAIDVLKGDEDGFFLQVEGASIDKQDHNANPCGQIGETVDLDEAVQKALDFAKADGNTLVIVTADHSHTSQVIGNVSQEDIDKLAKKNEISVEEARDIVYPGLSRNLTTKDGATMTVGYATSENVDVESQGHTGAQLRIAAFGPGAANVAGLTDQTDLHFTIAEALGLE
- a CDS encoding ribonuclease HI, whose translation is MFIPVAIDYEKAHRADKGVVTLSGGGATNVQVCSANSVKRVAAEMFIQFVINHTAHTLGLYTSASAIKQLIAGNPSLFANVHMYSVVQTAVKNDYEAARALRKKTVEKLQPTEERPRQRRDIVVATDASLARGDTRAAIAMISTYGKVQTRIRRVAGINEAELHAVQLAVAEYGKRAVNLHILTDSRYAFTTFECPPTTAKVHLHWVRGHNGNVLNEIADRAARFTRRNDAWKLPEMQEQMEDRLRDEIREIMKGKTPAEFIPTAGEDTCAA
- a CDS encoding RNase H family protein, which gives rise to MFIPVVLDYAILSKTNEAVVTLSARGECRAEVCRLVDVGKLATSWFLDVALRNTDHTVGLYTSVRSIGALVREHPELFRNVRRFSTVAPVLTEDFALARDKKNSIVEERIRSLVNLPIEEGMVVATDASLGTGHRAGIAAVATRGRVRARSLLVESVADAEFWAVEMALTTWAGKTPVLHILTDSQIVYKALNGAEKPTGCATSLRKCFKRMDRAEVYVHWVRGHRGNVLNELANDVAMYTRRNACWGLVDTQKEMLERSKVELKAMLVDRKLSDFIPAARGEDAWTATGYAA
- a CDS encoding inorganic phosphate transporter; translation: MSNKVESLPEVDVTTGDTKKDWRWHLCFGGLTAVALVWTIIWGFDYVAPGANKLLLITAIIFAIFMAFNIGGNDVANSFGTSVGAGTLSLKQALLVAAIFEVSGALLAGGEVTDTVRSGIVDLSAINGLDPMEFVYIMMSALLGAAIWLLIATRMGWPVSTTHSIVGGIVGAALTVGFVTHKGGWSMVQWGEIGKIAISWVLSPVLGGVVAYFLFKWVKESILVYNEHADQQLREIKTRRAELRRDHKQRFERLDELQQINYTNAMARDAALVAEENYDPELLESDYYRELYKINEKRDNVEAHKALENWVPLLAAFGAIIIAAMMLFKGLKNTPLDFSSLQKFLIMGMVGAIVWMAVYIFARSLKKKSLSNATFLLFSWMQVFTASAFAFSHGSNDIANAIGPFVAVLDVLKTGEINDEAEVPIAVMMAMGVGLIAGLWFIGRYVIKTVGSGLTKMHPSSGFAAELSAAGVVMGSSLLGLPVSSTHILIGAVLGVGMVNKAANWNLMKPIATAWVITLPISAVIGAVTVSILRVLF
- a CDS encoding ImmA/IrrE family metallo-endopeptidase, with the protein product MFWFTLFHELAHILTADYETRRVDREKDSAARPQSERKADNWVANALLDGTAVDAIPQPYTAEGIVTCASDHSVSPAIVVGSLRRQGKVPRTWGADLIRRFEIS
- a CDS encoding substrate-binding domain-containing protein, encoding MLRKSLVLLTAGMLTLSGCSATPRDVPAAGSRAVTLALSTEKNPFFLQVRYGAQAKANELGIDLTVLDAGDDAEVQAAQLDDVSSGVAVVNPADSEALAPAVSQLNEKGIPAITVDRTITGADVAALIDSNNTEGGAAAASVLAKAIRAQGEVIVLRGIEGSSSSAERYEGFTQAMAEHPRVRIVAAEAADFDRDTARDLVTDLLADHPDVAGIFAENDEMALGAVDALGERAGKDVKVVGFDGTEEGVRAVKNRKLVATIAQQSSELGATAIEQAGKLLDGEAAESVHTPVMVVTRDNIEKYRPL